The following is a genomic window from Bacteroidales bacterium.
GTGAGTTTGGCAGGTATATCTGATTTTATTTTAAAAAAGGAGGCAACGTCTGCTGGCGATAGTTTTCCCCTGCCAACTTCTACCAATACACCAGTCATTCTTCTTACCTGCTTCCATAAAAAATGTGAGCCGACTACATGAAAAACTAGCATGTCGCCAAAATCGTTAACCTTTGCATGCATTATCTCAACTTTAGTCGATTGCTGCTCAGCATCTTCATCTGTAAAATACCTGTAATCTTTCAATCCTGCGAAGTGTTTTGCAGCTTCATTCATCATATTAATATCAAGCTGATCCTTTATCCACCAGACATATTTCTTCCCAAATGCAGTTCTCCTTCTGCTGATCTGATAGATATAGCTCCGGGCATGAGCATCGTGCCTTGCATGAAACTTAGGATGGGCTTCTTCAACATTCATGATACAAATATCCGGAGGCAGCCTGTCGTTTATTCCGTATTTTATTTTCAGCAATGGAAGATCTGTTTCAACTCCCAGGTGCGCAACCTGACCTGATGCATGCACTCCCCCATCTGTACGTCCGGCTCCGAAGAGATCAAATTCCTCTGTTTTAAATAACTCCCTGCAGGCATCCATAATCTCACCCTGAATTGTCTTGCCGCCCTTCTGCATCTGCCATCCCGAATAACGGGTTCCTTCATATTCTATTGTAAGTTTGTATCTGCCCATTCTCTCGTATATATATAAACTATAAAGGTAATCGAAAATTTGGAAACAATTGCATGGTGCTGGGTGCTGGGTAGTGTCACATCATTGCGGATCCGACGATGAAGAACGAAGCAATCCTTTAATGTTTCCTCACATCTGAACTTAATTAACTTTCTATATGTTTTACTATCAAATCTCTTTTTGTAAGTTTGTATTTCTATGTTTCAGAGTATAAAGAATCTCAAAAAAAATGAAAAATAAATACATGAATCCTTACATAGCCGGTACCCTGCTGGGGATAGTACTATTACTGGCAATGTTCCTTTCAGGACGGGGACTCGGAGCCAGTGGCGGTCTGAAGTATTGCGTGGTATCGGTTGTGGGTGCAGTAACCCCCACCCATGCTGAAGAATCGATATATTACAGCAAGTATTTTGAGGATGGAAAGAAACCTCTTAAAAACTGGCTGGTTCTTGAGATACTGGGTGTACTGGCAGGAGGATTTATCTCAGGTGCAGTATCAAAAAGACTTAAGTTCAAAATTGAGAAATCACCCAATATTACAAATGCAAGAAGACTAATCTTTGCTTTCCTTGGGGGTGTGTTCTTTGTCTACGGAGCCCAGCTTGCCAGAGGCTGTACAAGTGGTGCAGCACTTTCAGGGATGGCTGTGCTCTCTGTTGCAGGATTTGTTACGATGATCGCAATTTTTGGATCAGCATATGTTTTTGCATGGTTTTTCAGGAAGAACTGGATCTAAAACGGTACGCGGTACGCGGTGCGCGGTTCGCGGCAAATGACCGCAAGACTGCAGGACTGCAAGACCGCAAGACAATTAGACAAATTATCACTTAAACGAAATAAAATGGGACCAATATCATCATTAATAGCACTGCCTGAATGGCTCGATCTGCTGATAGCTCTGCTTATCGGTATCGGATTCGGATTCGCTCTTGAGCAGGCAGGATTCTCCTCGAGCAGGAAACTGGCAGGTATGTTCTACGGGTATGACACTACTGTTATCAAAGTGTTCTTCACTGCAGCCATAGTAGCGCTTGTTGGATCACAATTCCTTAGCTTCTTCGGATTACTTGATCTGAACCAGGTTTTTGTGAATGAGTTTTACGTAACTGCTTCTATTGTTGGAGGAGTAATTATGGGAGCTGGTTTCATTATGGGAGGGTTTTGTCCCGGAACCGGACTAAGTGCTCTTTCCATCGGAAAAATTGATGCAATGGTCTTTTTTGCCGGCGGCATGACTGGTGCTTTTCTGTTCGCAGAAACTTATCCGTATATTCAGACTCTTGCAAATGGTTCTTACAAAGGTCCGGTAAAAATAGATGAAGCATTAGGCATTTCTCCGGGACTCTTTACATTCCTTCTTATTGCAGCTGCTGCTGCCATGTTCTGGGTAGCTGAACTTGCTGAGAAGAAATTCGCCCGTCCTGATATAACAAACGAACTTTAATCTTTCAGCA
Proteins encoded in this region:
- the truA gene encoding tRNA pseudouridine(38-40) synthase TruA codes for the protein MGRYKLTIEYEGTRYSGWQMQKGGKTIQGEIMDACRELFKTEEFDLFGAGRTDGGVHASGQVAHLGVETDLPLLKIKYGINDRLPPDICIMNVEEAHPKFHARHDAHARSYIYQISRRRTAFGKKYVWWIKDQLDINMMNEAAKHFAGLKDYRYFTDEDAEQQSTKVEIMHAKVNDFGDMLVFHVVGSHFLWKQVRRMTGVLVEVGRGKLSPADVASFFKIKSDIPAKLTAPPSGLFLEKVYYRNEEVSYDTKPVINI
- a CDS encoding YeeE/YedE family protein, with the translated sequence MKNKYMNPYIAGTLLGIVLLLAMFLSGRGLGASGGLKYCVVSVVGAVTPTHAEESIYYSKYFEDGKKPLKNWLVLEILGVLAGGFISGAVSKRLKFKIEKSPNITNARRLIFAFLGGVFFVYGAQLARGCTSGAALSGMAVLSVAGFVTMIAIFGSAYVFAWFFRKNWI
- a CDS encoding YeeE/YedE family protein, with product MGPISSLIALPEWLDLLIALLIGIGFGFALEQAGFSSSRKLAGMFYGYDTTVIKVFFTAAIVALVGSQFLSFFGLLDLNQVFVNEFYVTASIVGGVIMGAGFIMGGFCPGTGLSALSIGKIDAMVFFAGGMTGAFLFAETYPYIQTLANGSYKGPVKIDEALGISPGLFTFLLIAAAAAMFWVAELAEKKFARPDITNEL